From a region of the Sporosarcina ureilytica genome:
- a CDS encoding RluA family pseudouridine synthase, with amino-acid sequence MKRKARSRELDGDWIVEESSELLEFLYEKHPNRSRNAVKGVLSRGQVVVNGKVSTQFNDTLHPGDTVQIHARVATETVKLSGIRILFEDDDIIVIEKEAGLLTVASKNERHVTAYRQLMDYVKTVHPNNRIFIVHRLDRDTSGVMIFAKSKDIQQTLQDNWHDIVPERAYVALVEGRVKKDGTITSWLKENRAFIVYSSDRPNDGQKAVTHYKVLKTSRQNSLLEVHLETGRKNQIRVHMQDIGNPIVGDKKYGARTRPIGRLGLHAHKISFTHPTTGEFLTFESKVPASFLKGF; translated from the coding sequence ATGAAAAGAAAAGCAAGGTCCCGTGAGTTAGACGGCGATTGGATTGTTGAAGAATCCAGTGAACTACTCGAATTTTTATATGAAAAACATCCGAATAGAAGCAGAAATGCGGTAAAAGGTGTATTAAGTCGCGGACAAGTTGTTGTAAATGGTAAAGTTTCTACACAATTTAACGATACACTTCACCCGGGAGACACCGTTCAAATTCATGCGCGTGTTGCAACTGAAACCGTAAAACTGTCAGGGATTCGAATTTTATTCGAAGACGATGACATCATAGTCATTGAAAAAGAGGCAGGGTTATTAACGGTCGCTTCTAAAAATGAACGGCACGTAACCGCTTATCGTCAGTTAATGGATTATGTAAAAACCGTTCATCCGAACAATCGTATCTTTATCGTTCACCGTTTAGATCGGGATACGTCCGGCGTGATGATTTTTGCGAAAAGTAAAGACATCCAACAAACTTTACAAGACAATTGGCATGACATCGTTCCAGAACGTGCCTATGTTGCGCTAGTTGAAGGTCGCGTGAAAAAAGACGGAACAATTACTTCATGGCTAAAAGAAAATCGAGCGTTTATCGTCTATTCCAGCGATAGGCCGAATGACGGACAAAAAGCGGTGACACATTATAAAGTATTGAAAACGAGCCGCCAAAATTCGTTATTAGAAGTTCATTTGGAAACAGGTAGAAAAAATCAAATCCGTGTCCATATGCAAGACATCGGAAACCCAATTGTTGGGGATAAAAAATACGGTGCACGAACTCGCCCTATCGGCAGACTCGGTTTACATGCACATAAAATTTCATTTACCCACCCGACAACCGGTGAATTCCTAACTTTTGAATCTAAAGTGCCTGCATCCTTTTTAAAAGGATTTTAA
- a CDS encoding late competence development ComFB family protein — translation MTIKNVMEIIVRDVLLRNKTELKLICSCDRCLDDIMAHALNNLPPRYIVNPDHQPLSRKIHVVNLMNKSKAVLL, via the coding sequence ATGACCATTAAAAATGTAATGGAAATTATTGTACGTGATGTTTTACTACGTAATAAAACTGAATTAAAATTAATTTGCTCTTGTGATAGATGTTTGGATGACATTATGGCCCATGCACTGAATAATTTACCGCCACGGTATATCGTCAATCCCGATCATCAACCGTTGTCTCGGAAAATCCACGTTGTAAACTTAATGAATAAATCAAAAGCCGTCCTTTTATGA
- a CDS encoding S9 family peptidase: protein MEKRKLKVEDLFELASVASPKLSPDGQEAVFVKTHMDEEENKYVANLFHVDLEATEVTQWTYGNERVSSPAWSSDGKQIAFLSNRDDKNQVYILPAKGGEAKKVTDFGQGVSSFVWSPCGKKIWVNASVKEGQTFTDKEEKDEKKKPEPYRVTKMKYQMDGVGLIPQDSYRHIGVVDIESGDVTQFTEGNHQYSLMTVSHSGDEIVYGVNRAENQDFEFRQPLYLADVHSKEETVLIDEEGYYGGVAFSYDDRYIAFVGADRTYQNATQSELYVYDRQSESRTCLTDSLDAPVGDSVVADLQQGTSAPSVIWTENNDLYFRLSTMGDVRLYYASLDGAIYPASPENEHIYDVQVSRDGAFAIVAVSNAVNPGELYKQTIATGERQVLTTFNKAYVEQVELVEPEAIVYKGAKGWDVHGWLMKPVGYEEGKKYPLIVEIHGGPAAMYANTFFHELQLLAAQGYGVLYVNPRGSHGYSQEHVNAVRGDYGGGDYEDIIAGLDYAIEHNDWIDTERLGVTGGSYGGFMTNWIVGHTNRFKAAVTQRSISNWISFFGVSDIGYYFNEWQHDADMNDVEKLWNFSPLKYAKNIETPLLILHSEDDLRCPMEQAEQLYITLKSMGKETEFVRFPDADHNLSRTGLPNLRIARLNEITGWFERYL, encoded by the coding sequence ATGGAAAAGAGAAAGCTAAAAGTAGAAGATTTATTTGAACTAGCATCCGTCGCGAGTCCGAAACTTTCACCGGACGGTCAGGAAGCAGTTTTTGTGAAAACGCATATGGATGAAGAAGAAAATAAATACGTAGCGAATTTATTTCACGTCGATTTAGAAGCAACGGAAGTGACGCAATGGACATATGGCAATGAACGTGTTTCCTCACCAGCATGGTCTAGCGATGGAAAACAAATCGCCTTTTTATCGAATCGGGATGATAAAAATCAAGTATACATACTTCCTGCAAAAGGCGGGGAAGCAAAGAAAGTAACTGATTTTGGACAAGGGGTTTCTAGTTTTGTTTGGTCACCATGTGGCAAGAAAATATGGGTGAATGCGTCGGTGAAAGAAGGTCAAACTTTTACGGATAAAGAGGAAAAGGATGAAAAGAAAAAGCCAGAACCATATCGCGTGACGAAAATGAAATACCAAATGGATGGTGTAGGCTTAATTCCACAAGATTCCTATCGTCATATTGGCGTCGTGGATATTGAAAGTGGAGACGTTACACAGTTTACGGAAGGAAATCATCAATATAGTTTAATGACTGTTTCACATAGTGGTGACGAAATTGTATACGGCGTGAATCGTGCGGAAAATCAAGACTTTGAATTTCGCCAACCGCTTTATCTCGCCGATGTTCATTCAAAAGAAGAAACCGTACTAATTGATGAGGAGGGCTATTACGGAGGCGTTGCATTTTCTTATGATGATCGCTATATCGCTTTTGTCGGCGCGGACAGGACTTACCAAAATGCGACGCAATCCGAACTTTATGTGTACGATAGACAAAGTGAAAGCCGCACTTGTTTAACGGATAGCCTCGATGCGCCAGTCGGAGATAGTGTTGTTGCTGACCTTCAACAAGGAACGAGTGCACCGTCTGTTATATGGACAGAAAATAATGACCTATATTTCAGGTTGTCAACGATGGGAGATGTACGTCTTTATTATGCATCCCTTGACGGGGCAATTTATCCAGCGTCGCCGGAAAATGAACATATTTATGATGTCCAAGTTTCTAGAGACGGAGCGTTTGCAATTGTTGCCGTCAGTAACGCGGTCAATCCGGGAGAACTTTATAAGCAAACAATTGCAACAGGGGAAAGACAAGTACTTACGACGTTCAATAAAGCGTATGTTGAGCAAGTGGAACTTGTTGAGCCAGAAGCGATTGTTTATAAAGGTGCAAAAGGTTGGGACGTGCACGGTTGGCTAATGAAACCTGTTGGCTACGAAGAAGGGAAGAAATATCCACTTATTGTTGAAATTCACGGTGGACCTGCAGCGATGTATGCAAATACGTTTTTCCATGAATTGCAACTGCTTGCGGCGCAAGGGTACGGCGTTCTATATGTGAATCCGCGCGGAAGCCATGGGTATAGCCAAGAACATGTCAATGCGGTACGTGGCGATTACGGTGGCGGTGATTACGAGGATATTATCGCTGGTCTTGATTATGCAATTGAACATAACGATTGGATTGATACGGAGAGACTTGGCGTAACTGGCGGTAGTTACGGCGGTTTTATGACGAACTGGATTGTTGGGCATACGAATCGGTTTAAAGCTGCAGTGACACAACGTTCGATTTCGAACTGGATTAGTTTCTTTGGTGTATCCGACATCGGGTATTACTTTAATGAATGGCAACACGACGCGGATATGAATGATGTAGAAAAGCTGTGGAATTTCTCACCGTTAAAATATGCAAAAAATATTGAGACACCGTTGTTAATTCTCCATAGTGAGGATGATTTGCGTTGTCCGATGGAGCAGGCGGAACAATTATATATTACGCTGAAAAGTATGGGGAAAGAAACGGAATTTGTTCGATTCCCAGATGCGGATCATAATTTATCCCGTACAGGCCTGCCAAATTTACGCATTGCCAGGTTAAATGAAATTACTGGTTGGTTCGAAAGATATTTATAA
- a CDS encoding fatty acid--CoA ligase family protein, with translation MNLVSTVRETALAQPEKVAYHFMGQDTTYAEFDDLVSKFASALEELGVQKGDHVAFLLGNTPHFLISLYATMRLGATAIPINPIYTPDEISYIIHNSDAKVIVAIDGLLPLVEKAANVFSSVQHYIICETEQSTAEKVASLPEQLKSKVSLYRQLIAKGKSEFDPVPVKEDDTAIILYTSGTTGSPKGAMLTHKNLYSNAKDVAEYLGFKEGDRMVATLPVFHVFALTVVVNAPLLRGAEVLLVPRFSPADVFKIIKEKKATVFAGVPTMYNFLYQFPEGKKEDFESVRLAISGGASLPVALLHNFEEKFDVRVSEGYGLSEASPVTCFNPIERERIPGSIGTNIVNVENKVVNELGEEVPDGEVGELIVRGPNVMKGYYKMPEETAVALRDGWLYTGDLARRDESGYFYIVDRKKDLVIVGGYNVYPREVEEVLFEHEDVVEAAVIGVPDVDFGEAVHAFVVLKEGVTEDAEKLTAFCAERLVKYKVPKHIEFLDELPKNTTGKILRRTLSEFVTI, from the coding sequence ATGAATTTAGTTTCAACTGTACGTGAAACTGCATTAGCACAACCTGAAAAAGTAGCTTATCATTTTATGGGACAAGATACGACTTACGCGGAATTTGATGATTTGGTGTCTAAATTTGCATCGGCTTTAGAGGAGTTAGGGGTTCAAAAAGGAGACCATGTTGCTTTTTTACTTGGCAATACGCCTCATTTTCTTATTTCACTTTACGCAACGATGCGACTGGGTGCCACAGCGATTCCAATCAACCCAATTTATACGCCAGATGAAATTTCGTACATAATCCATAATAGTGATGCGAAGGTCATTGTGGCAATAGATGGTCTTTTGCCGTTAGTTGAAAAAGCCGCGAATGTATTTTCGTCTGTCCAACACTATATCATTTGTGAAACTGAACAATCGACAGCTGAAAAAGTTGCGAGTTTACCAGAACAATTGAAGAGTAAAGTGTCTCTATATCGTCAACTGATTGCAAAAGGAAAATCAGAATTTGATCCAGTGCCAGTAAAAGAGGATGATACGGCAATCATTTTGTATACATCTGGGACAACTGGCAGTCCAAAAGGGGCGATGTTGACGCATAAAAATCTTTATTCGAATGCGAAGGATGTTGCTGAATATCTTGGTTTTAAAGAAGGCGATCGCATGGTTGCGACGTTGCCGGTGTTCCATGTGTTTGCATTAACAGTCGTTGTGAATGCACCGCTGTTAAGAGGGGCTGAAGTTCTACTCGTTCCACGATTTAGCCCAGCCGATGTGTTTAAGATTATTAAAGAGAAAAAGGCAACTGTTTTTGCGGGCGTGCCAACGATGTATAATTTTTTATATCAATTTCCTGAAGGGAAAAAAGAAGATTTTGAATCTGTTCGGTTAGCGATTTCGGGCGGTGCATCATTGCCAGTAGCCTTATTGCATAACTTTGAAGAGAAGTTTGATGTAAGGGTTTCGGAAGGGTATGGTTTATCGGAAGCTTCTCCGGTAACATGTTTTAATCCGATAGAAAGAGAACGAATTCCAGGATCAATCGGCACAAATATTGTGAATGTCGAAAATAAGGTCGTGAACGAGCTGGGGGAAGAAGTACCGGACGGTGAAGTTGGGGAACTAATCGTACGTGGGCCGAATGTGATGAAAGGCTATTATAAAATGCCTGAAGAAACAGCGGTCGCACTTCGTGATGGCTGGCTTTATACAGGGGATTTAGCGCGCCGCGATGAAAGCGGTTACTTTTATATCGTAGACCGGAAAAAAGATTTAGTCATTGTTGGCGGTTATAATGTTTATCCTCGGGAAGTAGAAGAAGTCCTATTTGAGCATGAAGATGTAGTGGAAGCGGCAGTCATCGGTGTTCCAGATGTAGATTTTGGAGAAGCCGTTCATGCATTTGTTGTTTTGAAAGAAGGGGTCACAGAAGACGCAGAAAAATTAACAGCATTTTGTGCAGAACGACTTGTGAAATATAAAGTACCAAAGCATATTGAGTTTTTGGATGAACTTCCGAAAAATACGACTGGAAAAATCTTACGACGTACATTAAGCGAATTTGTGACAATATAA
- a CDS encoding FtsX-like permease family protein, whose protein sequence is MTFRQFAYRNVVRNRRIYAAFFMASVFSVMVFFLYSMLLFHPTIEDKFVQEFAVVGMGVAEIILYIFTVFFLFYSMRAFLQARSREFGVLLHLGMEKKQLSRLIFLETMLIGTAAIGVGTGLGFTFSKFFFMIVREIVMLPSLPLYVSWKPFALTIGAFFSLFILISFIAPVFIKSGKVADLIRGERKEDNQYTYSKFRGYMGIFLLGFSYVLATLTSNAIVLKLFVLLPPIATLGTYYFFTDSAPLFLQKLRSSRKVYWQHSRLLSISSGIIQLRENARMFFIVTIVSTIAFMSVGTLASLTSFASQYRAMNPLGLVYVSQPENTEEEKHIAQLIHELKEEEIAYTLTRFQVIQQMSTFSDSIVNILSLEQVNQLANELDHLSIQLNEGEALFLPPSNSSYQNLNQRVVRTELGDSHVEVKIDGAYPYQLFPAYSIGTNVIVLNNIDYKRVALSTTRGKGVSFNYYAFHIPEWQKTKDIGLTISNTVTESFLLESKGTLPYAFENPGLSYSIIRTTFSLLLFTGLLLAGVFFLATGSFIYFQLYTSLAQERKKFDVLRRLGLTDHELKKIINRQLIPQFFFPWGVAFLHSSFAFLSLQVIWDALAEISIVKELAIVLIGFTFMQLMYFYLIRWRYLVHIKASG, encoded by the coding sequence ATGACCTTTCGACAATTCGCTTATCGTAACGTCGTTCGAAACCGTCGTATTTATGCTGCTTTTTTCATGGCCAGTGTTTTTTCAGTCATGGTCTTTTTTCTTTATTCGATGCTTTTATTTCACCCGACGATTGAAGACAAGTTTGTTCAGGAATTTGCAGTCGTAGGGATGGGCGTCGCGGAAATTATTTTATATATTTTTACTGTCTTTTTTTTATTTTATTCTATGCGTGCATTTCTTCAGGCACGCTCCAGGGAGTTTGGCGTCCTTCTTCATCTTGGGATGGAAAAAAAGCAATTGAGCCGCTTGATTTTTTTGGAAACGATGTTAATTGGAACAGCGGCAATAGGGGTTGGAACTGGATTAGGATTCACGTTTTCAAAATTCTTTTTTATGATTGTACGTGAAATTGTCATGTTGCCATCCTTGCCGCTTTATGTATCGTGGAAGCCTTTTGCTTTGACCATTGGTGCTTTTTTTAGTTTGTTTATTTTAATTTCGTTTATTGCCCCAGTGTTTATTAAATCGGGTAAAGTAGCTGATTTAATACGTGGGGAAAGGAAGGAAGACAATCAATATACGTATTCCAAATTTCGTGGGTATATGGGTATCTTTCTACTCGGTTTTTCTTATGTATTGGCAACGTTAACGTCTAATGCAATCGTTCTTAAGCTCTTTGTGCTGTTACCCCCAATTGCAACGTTAGGGACGTACTATTTCTTTACAGATTCAGCGCCGTTATTCCTTCAGAAATTACGGTCAAGTCGAAAGGTATATTGGCAACATTCTAGGTTGCTCTCTATTTCATCCGGAATTATTCAGTTGCGTGAAAATGCACGAATGTTTTTTATCGTGACAATTGTATCGACCATTGCATTTATGTCGGTGGGGACACTCGCGTCCTTAACGTCATTTGCATCCCAATATCGGGCGATGAATCCACTTGGACTTGTTTATGTCAGCCAACCAGAAAATACCGAAGAGGAAAAACATATCGCTCAACTTATTCATGAATTAAAGGAAGAAGAAATTGCCTATACATTAACGAGATTTCAGGTCATCCAGCAAATGTCTACTTTTTCAGATAGCATCGTAAATATCCTGAGCTTGGAGCAAGTAAATCAGTTAGCAAATGAGTTAGACCATTTGTCGATTCAATTAAATGAAGGCGAGGCACTATTTTTACCGCCGTCTAATTCATCGTATCAAAATTTGAACCAAAGAGTGGTTAGGACTGAGTTGGGAGATAGTCATGTAGAGGTTAAGATTGATGGGGCCTATCCTTATCAATTATTTCCAGCGTATTCGATTGGTACGAATGTGATTGTTTTAAATAATATCGATTATAAACGCGTAGCGCTCAGTACTACAAGAGGAAAGGGCGTTTCGTTTAATTATTATGCGTTCCATATTCCTGAATGGCAAAAGACAAAAGATATTGGCTTGACGATTAGTAATACGGTCACTGAATCTTTTTTATTAGAATCGAAAGGTACGCTTCCTTATGCATTTGAGAATCCCGGGCTCAGCTATTCGATTATTCGAACGACGTTTTCGTTGTTGCTATTCACCGGCTTGTTATTGGCAGGCGTCTTTTTTCTTGCGACGGGTAGTTTTATTTACTTTCAGTTATATACCAGTTTGGCGCAAGAAAGAAAAAAGTTTGATGTTTTGCGTCGTTTAGGACTTACAGATCATGAGTTGAAAAAGATAATTAATCGCCAACTCATTCCTCAATTTTTCTTTCCATGGGGTGTAGCTTTTCTTCATAGTTCATTTGCATTTTTATCTCTACAAGTGATCTGGGATGCCCTTGCGGAAATATCGATTGTGAAAGAATTAGCCATCGTTCTAATCGGTTTCACTTTCATGCAATTGATGTATTTTTATTTGATTCGTTGGCGTTATTTAGTGCATATCAAAGCATCGGGATAA
- a CDS encoding ABC transporter ATP-binding protein codes for MLEPLVKLTEVTKIYESKIMKRALNRLSFSAMEGEFIAVMGPSGSGKTTLLNMIATIDLPTYGGIIIDGVEPENLSENELALFRRRHLGFVFQDINLLNMLTVEENIVLPLTLDGMPLEEMERRVAELVQKLRLTEIVNNRPDELSGGQAQQTAIGRALIHKPKIILADEPTGNLDSKSAKDVLELLSEVNQDERTTIIMVTHDPIAASYCDRVLFIKDGEFFNEIYKDERRQTFYQRILNVLSLLGGHHDLSTIRLS; via the coding sequence ATGTTGGAGCCACTCGTGAAGTTGACAGAAGTGACGAAGATTTATGAAAGTAAAATCATGAAGCGTGCATTAAATCGACTTAGTTTTAGTGCGATGGAAGGTGAGTTTATTGCGGTTATGGGACCTTCTGGAAGCGGGAAAACAACACTATTAAATATGATTGCAACCATCGATTTGCCGACGTATGGCGGGATTATTATTGACGGAGTCGAGCCGGAAAATTTGTCTGAAAATGAACTGGCTTTGTTTCGTCGTCGTCATTTAGGGTTTGTTTTCCAAGATATTAACTTACTCAATATGTTAACAGTTGAAGAAAATATCGTATTACCGCTTACGTTAGACGGGATGCCCCTTGAAGAAATGGAACGTCGTGTCGCTGAATTGGTTCAAAAACTTCGTTTAACGGAGATTGTAAACAATCGACCAGATGAGTTGTCAGGTGGACAGGCGCAGCAAACTGCTATTGGACGGGCACTGATCCATAAGCCGAAAATTATTTTGGCAGACGAACCGACTGGAAATCTTGATTCGAAATCAGCGAAAGATGTATTGGAATTATTAAGTGAAGTGAATCAAGATGAACGGACAACGATCATTATGGTGACGCATGATCCGATAGCGGCAAGTTATTGTGATCGGGTTTTGTTTATTAAAGACGGTGAGTTTTTCAATGAAATTTATAAAGATGAACGTAGACAAACGTTTTATCAACGGATTTTAAACGTACTATCACTTTTAGGGGGCCATCATGACCTTTCGACAATTCGCTTATCGTAA
- a CDS encoding sensor histidine kinase produces the protein MKAIRLFLKDHLSFLVFQGFLVLFLLLLFWLDGFRSYDIFIYAMVMSILFTFGFLGGKFIMRRSFYAAIVQKPSRMEDALIQYAQGPEHQRIANYTRNLYKIYQDEAQSLYSSQSRQIEFMNHWVHQMKTPISVINLLVQEEEIDRQSVSEELDRLQAGLDTVLVNASLETFERDMTIEKINLQQLVQETITAHKRLLITNRIFPVLEIDETLIVATDRKWLKIVIGQFITNAVKYTFEKGKRIYLTGKLAEEGVRLSVRDEGIGIPTSDLGRITNAFFTGENGRLTGESTGMGLYIASEVCEKLGHPLTIESEMGVGTEVTLLFKNGEGGANVGATREVDRSDEDL, from the coding sequence ATGAAAGCAATCCGGTTATTTTTAAAAGATCATTTATCATTTTTAGTTTTCCAAGGCTTTCTTGTCTTGTTTTTACTTTTACTATTTTGGTTAGATGGATTTCGTAGCTATGACATATTCATCTATGCAATGGTCATGAGTATCTTATTTACATTTGGTTTTTTAGGCGGAAAATTCATTATGCGCCGTTCATTTTACGCAGCAATTGTGCAAAAGCCGTCTAGAATGGAAGATGCACTGATTCAATATGCGCAAGGTCCGGAACATCAACGAATTGCAAATTACACGAGGAATTTATATAAAATTTATCAAGACGAGGCGCAATCGTTATATTCATCTCAAAGTCGACAAATTGAATTTATGAATCATTGGGTTCATCAAATGAAAACGCCCATTTCTGTAATTAATTTATTGGTACAGGAAGAAGAAATCGATCGGCAAAGTGTTAGTGAAGAACTTGACAGGTTACAAGCGGGACTTGATACGGTGCTTGTTAACGCAAGTTTAGAAACTTTCGAGCGTGATATGACGATTGAGAAAATAAATTTACAGCAACTCGTACAAGAAACAATCACTGCACATAAAAGACTACTAATCACAAATCGTATTTTTCCAGTCCTTGAAATAGATGAAACGTTAATCGTCGCAACTGACCGGAAATGGTTGAAAATCGTTATTGGCCAATTTATTACAAATGCAGTCAAATATACTTTTGAAAAAGGAAAACGGATTTACTTGACTGGAAAGTTGGCTGAGGAAGGTGTGCGCTTGTCGGTCCGTGATGAAGGGATTGGCATTCCAACCTCCGATTTAGGCCGGATTACGAATGCTTTTTTCACCGGAGAGAATGGACGATTAACTGGAGAATCAACGGGAATGGGCCTATATATCGCTTCTGAAGTATGTGAAAAACTAGGTCATCCTTTAACGATTGAATCTGAGATGGGTGTTGGTACAGAAGTGACGTTACTGTTTAAAAATGGGGAAGGAGGGGCAAATGTTGGAGCCACTCGTGAAGTTGACAGAAGTGACGAAGATTTATGA
- a CDS encoding response regulator transcription factor: protein MEKHRIFIVEDDRKIAELLADTLRKYQYEVAIVEDFDQVVEECLAFRPHLILLDINLPAYDGYYWCRQLRLHTTCPIIFISARSGDMDQVFALENGGDDFITKPFHYEIVLAKIRSHLRRSFGEYAAVQAERTVQVGALHLYIERMELHVFDEVVPLQKKECIILELLLEATPKVVSRDSLLEQLWDDQSFVDENTLNVNMTRVRKKLADYHIKSTIETVRGAGYRFVPDAAEL, encoded by the coding sequence ATGGAGAAGCATCGAATTTTCATAGTAGAAGATGATCGCAAAATTGCGGAGTTGCTAGCTGATACTCTTCGTAAATATCAATACGAGGTGGCGATTGTTGAAGACTTTGACCAAGTGGTTGAAGAATGTCTTGCATTTCGTCCACATCTTATTTTGCTTGATATCAATTTACCCGCATATGACGGTTATTACTGGTGTCGTCAATTGCGTTTACATACGACTTGTCCGATTATTTTTATATCGGCACGTTCTGGCGATATGGACCAAGTATTTGCGTTGGAAAATGGCGGAGATGATTTTATCACGAAGCCGTTCCATTATGAAATAGTGCTGGCGAAAATACGAAGTCATTTACGTAGATCGTTTGGGGAGTATGCCGCTGTGCAGGCTGAACGGACAGTACAGGTAGGGGCACTTCATTTATATATTGAAAGAATGGAGTTGCACGTCTTTGACGAAGTGGTGCCACTTCAAAAAAAGGAATGCATAATTTTAGAACTGTTGCTTGAAGCCACGCCAAAAGTCGTTTCACGTGACAGTTTATTGGAGCAATTATGGGACGACCAATCATTTGTGGATGAGAATACATTAAATGTAAATATGACGCGCGTCAGAAAGAAACTTGCAGATTATCATATCAAATCGACAATTGAAACAGTGCGGGGTGCTGGTTATCGCTTCGTACCGGATGCGGCAGAGCTATGA
- a CDS encoding lipoate--protein ligase — protein MYFIDNKGITDPQINLAIEEYVLRTMDIDEDSFLLFYINEPSIIIGKNQNTIEEIDTDFVEKNGIKVVRRLSGGGAVYHDLGNLNYSFITKDDGESFRNFKKFTEPVVEALSKIGVKAELIGRNDLLVEGRKISGNAQFATQGRMFSHGTLMFDTEIDTVVSALKVRKDKIESKGIKSIRSRVANISEFLQEPMTIEELRLEILKSIFDGEENIKYKELTDEDWENIHALSKERYANWNWNYGKSPKFNMQHSHRFPVGSIDVRLQVNKGIIEDIAIFGDFFGIGEIEKVQEKLRGVTYNRESIEEALSEIDVPTYLGGITMEEFIQLIY, from the coding sequence TTGTATTTTATTGATAATAAAGGGATTACAGATCCACAAATTAACCTTGCTATTGAAGAATATGTTCTTCGGACGATGGATATTGATGAAGATTCATTCCTACTGTTTTACATAAACGAGCCGTCTATCATCATCGGGAAAAATCAAAACACGATTGAAGAAATCGATACGGATTTTGTTGAGAAGAATGGCATTAAAGTCGTCCGTCGATTATCTGGTGGCGGTGCGGTATACCATGATCTAGGGAATTTAAATTATAGTTTTATTACGAAAGATGACGGAGAGTCGTTCCGGAACTTCAAGAAATTTACAGAGCCGGTTGTTGAAGCGCTGAGTAAAATCGGGGTAAAAGCGGAGCTTATTGGACGGAATGACTTGCTCGTTGAAGGCCGTAAAATTTCCGGAAATGCACAGTTTGCAACACAAGGACGGATGTTTAGTCATGGAACATTAATGTTTGATACAGAAATTGATACAGTTGTATCCGCGTTAAAAGTACGGAAAGATAAAATTGAATCTAAAGGGATTAAATCGATTCGTAGTCGCGTTGCGAATATATCCGAGTTTTTACAGGAACCGATGACAATTGAAGAGTTGCGTCTAGAAATACTGAAATCGATTTTCGACGGGGAAGAAAACATCAAGTACAAAGAGTTAACGGATGAAGATTGGGAAAACATTCATGCATTATCGAAGGAACGTTATGCGAACTGGAACTGGAATTACGGAAAATCCCCGAAATTTAATATGCAACATTCGCACCGTTTCCCAGTCGGAAGTATTGACGTCCGACTTCAAGTGAATAAGGGGATTATTGAAGATATTGCCATTTTCGGTGATTTCTTCGGCATCGGTGAAATTGAAAAAGTTCAGGAAAAGTTGCGCGGTGTCACTTATAATAGGGAGTCAATTGAAGAAGCGCTATCTGAAATTGACGTGCCTACCTATCTTGGGGGCATCACGATGGAAGAGTTCATCCAGCTAATCTATTAA
- the yhfH gene encoding protein YhfH: MLVNVLEFFKNLPAKLCGTCGEEMVEQHDCYTNKCDKCNSL, encoded by the coding sequence ATGTTAGTTAACGTCCTTGAATTTTTCAAAAACTTACCTGCTAAATTATGCGGAACATGTGGCGAAGAAATGGTTGAACAACACGACTGCTACACAAACAAATGTGATAAATGCAACAGCCTTTAA
- the yhfH gene encoding protein YhfH, translated as MIENIIEFFKNLPAKICVTCGEEIVEQHDCYGNKCDSCNIL; from the coding sequence ATGATTGAAAACATTATCGAGTTTTTTAAAAATCTGCCTGCAAAAATATGTGTAACTTGTGGTGAGGAAATTGTTGAACAACATGATTGCTATGGGAATAAATGTGACTCTTGTAACATTCTTTAA